The following proteins are co-located in the Flavobacterium sp. CECT 9288 genome:
- a CDS encoding phage holin family protein has translation MNLLLKIIITSIIVLVLANFLPGVYVNGFTTALVVAVVLGLLNIFIKPILVLLTLPVTVLTLGLFLLIINALMIVLCSKLVDGFRIDTFLTAVIFSVLLSVSQSIMNGLLGINK, from the coding sequence ATGAATTTACTTCTAAAAATTATCATCACTTCAATAATCGTTTTAGTACTAGCAAACTTTTTACCGGGCGTTTACGTAAATGGATTTACAACAGCTTTAGTTGTTGCGGTGGTTTTAGGATTGTTAAATATTTTTATCAAACCTATTCTTGTTCTTTTAACATTACCTGTTACAGTGCTTACATTAGGATTGTTCTTGTTGATAATTAATGCGCTTATGATTGTTTTATGTTCAAAATTAGTAGATGGATTTAGGATAGATACTTTTCTAACGGCAGTTATTTTTAGTGTATTATTATCAGTTAGTCAATCTATAATGAATGGTTTATTAGGAATTAATAAGTAA